From Spirochaetota bacterium, the proteins below share one genomic window:
- a CDS encoding polymer-forming cytoskeletal protein, which produces MAGKGDAVNSTIGEGSIFEGKFYISGSLRIDGKFEGEIKTDEELVVGETGKVKTNIDAKSVVVAGTVIGNIKADEEVKLLETGRVLGDIVAPAIVIQRGVIVQGHVTITAGQRKDVKKLIEESFSSGSDKQSEKSSR; this is translated from the coding sequence ATGGCAGGTAAGGGCGATGCTGTGAACAGCACGATCGGCGAAGGATCGATATTCGAGGGTAAGTTCTATATCAGCGGGTCGCTCCGGATAGACGGCAAGTTCGAGGGCGAGATCAAGACCGATGAAGAGCTGGTGGTGGGCGAAACCGGCAAGGTCAAGACGAACATCGACGCCAAGTCGGTCGTGGTGGCGGGAACAGTTATAGGGAATATAAAGGCCGACGAAGAAGTCAAGCTCCTCGAAACGGGAAGGGTGCTCGGAGATATCGTTGCGCCGGCGATCGTGATACAGCGCGGAGTGATCGTGCAGGGTCATGTTACGATTACCGCCGGCCAGCGGAAGGACGTAAAGAAGCTGATCGAAGAATCGTTCAGCAGCGGATCGGACAAGCAGTCCGAGAAGTCGTCCAGGTAG
- a CDS encoding M23 family metallopeptidase: MAMKRFRSRTFRLGSYTVTTTIDKIIVLNVGGGRVRSYIVKKNPFSGMKRRTMAAVCLPLAAVVVVLVLSHERPAGREGLSDEERKNMLLLSSSTDFSVPVEESTLHIRTHRVKSGETLSKIAREYGVSMDTICGSNRLTSYDMLSVGSILKIPSRDGVLHSIKKGQDIHAVAAYYRVPVAKILAENRIGNYDFVQEGAAIFIPDAKPMDMVPGFIWPTVSRALSSGYGWRRDPFTSERDFHKGLDIRASYEWIKATKYGKVTYAGWLGGYGLAVLIAHPGGYKSLYGHLSRITVREGQYVRQGQVIAKSGDTGRSTGPHLHFELIKSGAHLNPRGHLK, translated from the coding sequence ATGGCAATGAAAAGGTTTCGATCAAGAACATTCAGGCTGGGCTCTTACACGGTCACCACAACAATCGATAAAATTATTGTATTGAATGTGGGCGGAGGCCGGGTCCGGTCGTATATAGTTAAAAAGAACCCGTTTTCGGGAATGAAGCGACGTACAATGGCGGCCGTCTGCCTGCCGCTCGCGGCGGTGGTTGTCGTCCTCGTCCTCTCGCATGAACGGCCCGCCGGACGCGAAGGGCTGAGCGACGAGGAAAGGAAGAATATGCTGCTGCTTTCATCCAGTACTGATTTTTCGGTTCCCGTCGAGGAGTCGACCCTTCATATACGCACCCATCGCGTTAAAAGCGGCGAAACCCTCAGCAAGATCGCCCGGGAATACGGCGTGTCGATGGACACAATCTGCGGCAGCAACCGGCTCACTTCCTACGATATGCTGTCGGTCGGGTCCATTCTGAAAATTCCTTCAAGGGACGGCGTGCTTCATTCAATAAAAAAGGGCCAGGATATTCACGCCGTCGCCGCGTATTATCGTGTGCCGGTGGCGAAGATACTGGCCGAGAACCGTATCGGAAATTACGATTTCGTTCAGGAAGGTGCCGCGATCTTCATACCGGATGCCAAGCCGATGGATATGGTGCCTGGTTTTATCTGGCCGACGGTAAGCAGGGCGCTAAGTAGCGGATATGGCTGGAGGCGCGATCCCTTCACCTCCGAGCGCGACTTCCACAAGGGCCTTGATATCCGGGCCAGTTACGAATGGATAAAGGCGACCAAGTACGGAAAGGTCACCTATGCCGGATGGCTCGGCGGATACGGCCTGGCGGTGCTGATCGCTCACCCCGGCGGATACAAGTCGCTCTATGGGCATCTTTCGCGGATAACCGTGCGCGAGGGCCAGTATGTCAGGCAGGGGCAGGTGATCGCGAAGAGCGGGGATACCGGACGCTCGACGGGGCCGCACCTCCACTTCGAACTAATTAAATCGGGCGCCCATCTCAATCCACGCGGACATTTAAAGTAA
- the truB gene encoding tRNA pseudouridine(55) synthase TruB: MEGFEARDAVLLLDKEKGRTSFSAIEEVRRLFGAGKAGHSGTIDKAATGLLVVCTGAVTRLTQYFLEGDKRYTGVIRLGVETDTCDAEGEVTAVGSIDGIDESRVRAITERFSGKISQMPPLYSALKIKGKRASDLVRQGRSVELAARNVVIRELNILEVDMGRGMLTVDVLCSKGTYIRSLARDIGEFLGTGAHLAELRRTASGHFSVSDAATIGEMREYLSGTRSDRRFLLTPEQALKDFGRMVVSATAVKRVSNGAFFARGDVMSMEGESPFIILDGHKNCIAIANVDTDNWSVVYRNVFSR; this comes from the coding sequence GTGGAGGGTTTCGAGGCGAGGGACGCCGTTCTTCTCCTTGACAAGGAGAAGGGCAGGACTTCCTTTTCGGCGATCGAAGAAGTGCGGAGGCTGTTCGGGGCCGGAAAGGCCGGACATTCCGGAACGATCGACAAGGCGGCGACGGGTCTCCTTGTGGTCTGCACGGGTGCGGTGACGAGGCTCACGCAGTATTTCCTCGAAGGGGACAAGCGGTACACGGGCGTCATTCGCCTGGGCGTTGAAACCGACACCTGCGACGCCGAGGGCGAGGTTACCGCGGTCGGGAGCATCGACGGGATTGATGAGAGCAGGGTACGCGCTATAACAGAGCGTTTCTCCGGTAAAATAAGCCAGATGCCGCCGCTGTATTCAGCCTTGAAAATCAAGGGAAAGAGAGCGTCCGACCTTGTCAGACAGGGGCGGTCGGTTGAACTGGCCGCGCGGAATGTCGTTATAAGAGAGTTGAATATACTCGAAGTGGATATGGGGCGGGGCATGCTGACTGTTGATGTGCTCTGTTCGAAAGGCACCTATATTCGCTCGCTCGCGCGAGATATTGGCGAGTTCCTGGGGACCGGGGCGCATCTTGCGGAGCTTCGGCGCACCGCCTCGGGGCATTTCTCCGTGAGCGATGCGGCGACGATCGGGGAAATGAGAGAATATCTTTCCGGCACGAGGTCCGATCGGCGCTTTCTGCTGACCCCGGAGCAAGCGCTTAAGGATTTCGGGCGGATGGTCGTCAGTGCGACCGCGGTAAAAAGGGTTAGTAATGGAGCATTTTTCGCCAGAGGCGATGTAATGAGCATGGAAGGGGAGTCGCCTTTCATTATACTGGACGGGCATAAAAATTGTATTGCCATTGCGAACGTCGATACTGATAATTGGTCAGTTGTGTACAGGAATGTATTTAGCAGGTAA
- the pnp gene encoding polyribonucleotide nucleotidyltransferase encodes MSFESGVGIGRDEIRFSTGVLAKQADGAVVVSSGESVVFATAVVSRNVTEGQDFFPLTVDYREKFYSAGKIPGGYIKREGRPSDRETLTSRFADRPLRPLFPEDFVNEVQIIISVLSTDQKTQSDVLAINAASAALSVSGIPFNGPAGAVRVGRIKGEFIVNPTFEESGASDIDLVVAGTKKAVTMIEGSAKNVSEEDMINAVLFAHEQIARLCDTQEDLKRQVAKPQMAYTPRKRDEALRDEMRKRFHQEVVDLVKFKEKKDREDALRGIVERAVVELKDSFPDSIGQVGSIIDDLDYEVMRARILDEKRRADGRGLTEIRPIESMIGVLPRAHGSAVFTRGQTQSLGVVTLGTERDSQRLDAIEGESFRRFMLHYNFPPFSVGEVGRYGGTGRREIGHGMLAERSLQYILPEAERFPYTIRVVSEILESNGSSSMASVCSCSLALFNAGVPVKAAVAGIAMGLILDGDRYAILSDIMGLEDHLGDMDFKVSGTSEGITAFQLDIKIEGITPQIMREALAQAREGRLHILGKMNEVISEPAKDLSPNAPRIIMIKIDIDKIGGLIGPGGKVVKAIVEETGAEINIEDDGTVTVSAVDKESIDKALAKISAITEDVEIGRIYNGRVKKVMEYGAFVEIAPGREGLVHISKLDFEKVNKVSDILKEGDEVAVKVVGIDRQGRVDLSRKDALKR; translated from the coding sequence ATGAGTTTTGAATCAGGAGTTGGAATAGGCCGGGATGAGATACGGTTCAGTACGGGAGTTCTCGCGAAACAGGCGGACGGCGCCGTTGTGGTTTCAAGCGGCGAGTCGGTCGTCTTCGCGACCGCAGTCGTTTCGCGGAACGTGACCGAGGGACAGGATTTCTTTCCGCTTACCGTGGATTACAGGGAAAAGTTCTACTCCGCGGGCAAGATCCCGGGGGGGTATATCAAGCGTGAGGGGAGGCCAAGCGACAGGGAGACCCTTACCAGCCGCTTCGCCGACCGGCCGCTAAGGCCACTCTTCCCCGAGGATTTCGTCAACGAGGTGCAGATCATAATTTCTGTGCTCTCCACCGACCAGAAGACGCAGTCGGATGTTCTGGCCATCAACGCGGCTTCCGCCGCGCTTTCAGTTTCGGGGATCCCCTTTAATGGCCCCGCGGGGGCGGTACGTGTCGGCAGGATAAAGGGGGAGTTCATCGTAAATCCCACCTTCGAAGAATCGGGGGCAAGCGATATCGATCTCGTCGTTGCCGGCACCAAAAAGGCCGTCACCATGATAGAAGGCTCGGCGAAAAACGTGAGCGAGGAAGACATGATCAACGCCGTCCTCTTCGCGCACGAACAGATCGCCAGGCTTTGCGACACGCAGGAAGACCTGAAGCGGCAGGTCGCAAAGCCGCAGATGGCGTATACTCCAAGGAAGAGGGACGAAGCGCTCAGGGACGAGATGCGCAAGCGCTTCCACCAGGAGGTGGTCGACCTTGTCAAGTTCAAAGAGAAAAAAGACCGCGAGGACGCGCTCAGAGGCATCGTTGAGCGGGCGGTGGTGGAGCTTAAGGATTCCTTCCCGGATTCGATCGGTCAGGTTGGATCGATAATAGACGATCTCGACTACGAGGTGATGCGCGCGCGTATACTCGATGAGAAGCGGCGTGCGGACGGCAGGGGCCTGACGGAAATCAGGCCCATCGAAAGCATGATTGGCGTGCTGCCAAGGGCGCATGGTTCGGCGGTGTTCACCCGCGGCCAGACGCAGAGCCTCGGAGTAGTGACGCTCGGTACGGAGCGCGACTCCCAAAGGCTTGACGCGATCGAAGGAGAGAGCTTCCGCCGCTTCATGCTGCACTATAATTTCCCGCCCTTTTCGGTGGGAGAGGTCGGCAGATACGGCGGTACAGGGAGGCGCGAAATCGGTCACGGGATGTTAGCCGAGCGATCCCTGCAGTACATACTTCCCGAGGCCGAGCGCTTTCCGTATACCATACGGGTCGTCTCCGAAATACTTGAATCGAACGGCTCATCATCCATGGCGTCCGTCTGTTCCTGTTCGCTTGCGCTCTTCAACGCCGGGGTGCCGGTTAAAGCGGCCGTTGCGGGGATAGCCATGGGCCTCATCCTCGATGGCGATCGGTACGCTATCCTGAGCGACATCATGGGGCTCGAAGACCACCTGGGAGACATGGACTTTAAAGTGTCTGGTACGTCAGAGGGAATCACTGCGTTCCAGCTCGACATCAAGATCGAGGGAATAACGCCACAGATCATGCGCGAGGCGCTTGCGCAGGCGCGCGAGGGAAGGCTTCACATCCTGGGTAAAATGAATGAAGTCATTTCAGAGCCCGCGAAGGATCTATCTCCGAACGCACCGCGGATAATCATGATCAAAATTGACATCGACAAGATCGGCGGCCTGATCGGACCCGGTGGCAAGGTGGTCAAGGCCATCGTGGAAGAGACAGGCGCCGAGATCAATATCGAGGACGATGGAACGGTCACCGTGTCCGCGGTCGACAAGGAATCCATTGACAAGGCGCTGGCCAAGATAAGCGCGATAACCGAGGACGTCGAGATAGGCAGGATTTACAACGGGCGCGTAAAAAAGGTGATGGAGTACGGAGCGTTCGTCGAGATTGCGCCCGGCAGGGAGGGGCTTGTTCACATCTCAAAGCTCGACTTCGAAAAGGTGAATAAAGTAAGCGATATCCTCAAGGAGGGCGACGAAGTGGCGGTCAAGGTTGTAGGCATAGACCGGCAGGGAAGAGTCGACCTTAGCAGAAAGGATGCGCTGAAGCGATAG
- the rbfA gene encoding 30S ribosome-binding factor RbfA, protein MATHRRERLEELVKRVVADALLSEIKDPRIGFVSIVRVKLAKDYSVADIFVSVLGDDTQKKKSMAGLESARNYIQFLVGKGIQLRSTPRLVFHLDTSVEEGVRLVGVIEKLDAGSAARRASGAADTDDEKGGENGG, encoded by the coding sequence ATGGCAACGCACCGAAGGGAGCGGCTCGAGGAGCTCGTCAAGCGGGTCGTCGCGGATGCGCTGCTTTCCGAGATAAAAGACCCGCGAATCGGCTTTGTTTCGATTGTCCGCGTGAAGCTTGCAAAGGACTACAGCGTGGCCGATATATTCGTCTCGGTGCTCGGCGACGATACGCAGAAGAAAAAATCCATGGCGGGCCTCGAGTCCGCCCGCAACTATATACAGTTCCTCGTCGGCAAGGGAATTCAGCTTCGTTCCACACCGCGACTCGTTTTTCATCTTGACACCTCGGTTGAGGAGGGAGTGCGGCTTGTCGGTGTTATAGAGAAGCTTGACGCGGGCAGCGCCGCGCGCCGCGCTTCGGGGGCCGCCGACACGGACGATGAAAAGGGCGGAGAAAACGGCGGCTGA
- a CDS encoding pitrilysin family protein — protein sequence MIVLLEPIEGVASVSAGLWVKTGSRNEQNGQMGYAHFIEHMLFKGTSNHSARDIARMVDRVGGQHNAATNREYTCYYINVISDYLELSVDLLADMYYRSLFDADEISKEKNVILEEIRMYEDTPDELIHDVFMECMLSDHPLGHPILGTLDSIDGIDRNRLLDFFAGNYSTENCIFAVAGNFNVDETKRLIERAFSPSLLAANAAAGDGNALPRRIFRRHITRDLEQIHFCLGTEGLGRNDENRWTLFSLSTILGGSMSSRLFQNIREREGLCYAIYSFHSAYRDNGVFGVYCGTSPDNYARALGLIVKECESLLDYGVTDEELCDAKTFMKGNLALSMESTEVRMGHLAKNEMIYGRHFSFDEMIEKIEAISMDDFSRVIDTVFRGKQLTLVSIGRIPGNTGPATADPILLNGGERLRYELR from the coding sequence ATGATCGTCCTCCTCGAACCCATCGAGGGGGTGGCCTCCGTTTCGGCCGGCCTGTGGGTAAAGACGGGATCGCGAAACGAACAAAACGGCCAGATGGGTTACGCCCATTTTATCGAGCACATGCTCTTCAAGGGGACGTCAAACCATTCCGCGCGGGATATAGCACGCATGGTCGACCGGGTCGGCGGACAGCACAACGCCGCGACCAACCGGGAATATACCTGCTACTACATCAATGTCATCTCCGATTATCTCGAGCTTTCCGTGGATCTTCTCGCGGATATGTACTACCGCTCGCTTTTCGACGCCGACGAAATCTCCAAGGAGAAAAACGTCATCCTTGAGGAGATCAGGATGTACGAGGACACTCCGGACGAGTTGATCCACGATGTGTTTATGGAGTGCATGCTTTCGGACCATCCGCTGGGGCACCCGATCCTCGGAACTCTCGACAGTATAGACGGTATCGACCGAAACCGGCTCCTCGATTTCTTCGCCGGCAACTACTCCACGGAAAACTGCATTTTCGCGGTTGCGGGTAATTTCAACGTGGACGAAACGAAACGGCTTATCGAGCGGGCTTTTTCACCGTCCCTGCTCGCGGCGAACGCGGCGGCCGGCGACGGAAACGCTCTTCCCAGGCGGATATTCAGACGGCATATAACGCGCGACCTCGAGCAGATTCATTTCTGCCTGGGGACGGAAGGACTTGGCCGGAACGATGAAAACCGCTGGACGCTTTTTTCATTGAGCACCATATTGGGCGGCAGCATGTCGTCGAGACTTTTCCAGAACATCCGCGAGAGGGAGGGGCTCTGTTACGCGATTTATTCCTTTCATTCGGCGTATCGTGACAACGGCGTCTTCGGCGTTTACTGTGGGACCTCCCCCGACAATTATGCCCGGGCTCTCGGACTTATCGTGAAGGAGTGTGAATCGCTGCTGGATTATGGGGTTACCGACGAGGAGCTGTGCGACGCCAAAACCTTCATGAAGGGCAACCTGGCCTTGAGCATGGAGAGCACCGAGGTGCGCATGGGCCATCTCGCCAAGAACGAGATGATTTACGGCAGGCATTTCAGTTTCGATGAAATGATTGAAAAGATAGAAGCCATTTCCATGGACGATTTCAGCAGGGTGATTGATACCGTATTCAGAGGGAAGCAGCTTACCCTGGTTTCGATCGGCCGAATCCCCGGGAACACGGGCCCCGCCACGGCCGATCCCATCCTGCTTAACGGCGGCGAACGGCTTCGATACGAATTGCGGTAA
- the rpsO gene encoding 30S ribosomal protein S15, producing the protein MRQKSEVVNQYKRHESDTGSPDVQIALLTERINHLTEHFKVHKKDFHSRRGLLKLVGQRRRLLDYLKRIDLEKYRSLIESLGLRR; encoded by the coding sequence ATGCGTCAGAAGAGCGAGGTCGTCAATCAGTATAAAAGGCATGAGAGCGATACCGGCTCACCGGATGTTCAGATTGCCCTGCTGACGGAAAGGATCAACCACCTGACGGAGCATTTCAAGGTGCATAAAAAGGATTTTCACTCCCGCAGGGGACTTCTGAAACTCGTCGGCCAGCGTCGCAGACTTCTGGATTATCTCAAGAGAATAGATCTCGAGAAGTACCGGAGCCTTATCGAATCGCTCGGCCTGAGAAGATAA